The Henckelia pumila isolate YLH828 chromosome 2, ASM3356847v2, whole genome shotgun sequence genome includes a window with the following:
- the LOC140877585 gene encoding uncharacterized protein → MDVTATPMETMLKRFQSFKPPTLNGNENSVECESWLEDIEELFESLDFADDRRVKLVIHQLQEVAKGWWIATWRALEHRGAEFSSLQQGQLNIEQYVGKFTSLLKFSPHIADSDEAQADQFINGLNPDVFTLVNAGRPNNFVDALNRAKGAKAGLLRQRGAPFVPPPVRQPQEQPQIPPPPL, encoded by the exons ATGGATGTAactgctactccgatggaaactATGTTGAAACGCTTTCAGTCGTTTAAACCGCCAACACTGAACGGAAATGAAAATTCTGTTGAATGTGAGAGTTGGCTCGAGGATATTGAAGAGTTATTTGAATCACTTGACTTTGCAGACGATCGTCGAGTCAAACTGGTTATACACCAACTACAAGAAGTTGCAAAAGGTTGGTGGATAGCAACATGGAGAGCACTGGAGCATCGAG GAGCAGAATTTTCTAGCTTGCAGCAAGGGCAATTGAACATTGAACAGTATGTTGGCAAATTTACGAGTCTGCTGAAATTTTCTCCCCATATAGCAgacagtgatgaagctcaagctgaCCAATTCATTAACGGGTTGAATCCAGATGTTTTTACTCTCGTGAATGCGGGAAGACCAAACAACTTTGTCGATGCTCTTAATCGTGCAAAGGGAGCAAAAGCTGGATTACTGAGACAACGAGGAGCACCGTTTGTGCCACCACCAGTGAGACAACCCCAAGAACAGCCACAAATTCCACCACCGcctttgtga